The sequence below is a genomic window from Zavarzinia compransoris.
AGGGGCCGCGCTGGTGGCTGTTCCGGGTTTACGCCTCGGTCTTCACCGGGGTGCCGTCGCTGCTCATCATCTTCCTGTTCTATTTCGGCGGGGCCGAGATCGTGCGCGGCCTGCTGTCCCCCCTCGGCATCCGGGTGAAGCTGGACGTCTCGCCCTTCGCTGCCGGGGTCGCGGCGCTGGCGCTGGTCTATGCTGCCTATCTGGGCGACCTGATCCGGGGGGCCATCCTCAATGTGCCCAAGGGCCAGTTCGAGGCCTGCGAGGCGCTGTCCGTGCCGCGCCGCCACCTGTGGTTCCGGATCGTGCTACCCCAGGCGCTGCGCCTCGCCCTGCCCGGGCTGGCCAATACCTGGATCGTCCTGCTCAAGGATACGGCATTGGTCTCGCTGGCCGGGCTGAACGACCTGATCGCCCAGGCGAAGATCGCCGCCGGCTCGACCAAGGAACCCTTCATGTTCTTCACGGCGGCGCTGCTGTTCTTCGTCCTGATCAGTTCGCTGACCCTGCCCCTGGTGCGCCAGGTGGCGCTGCGCCTCGAGCGCGGCCAGCGCCGGGCGAGGGTGTGACATGACCTTCGATCTCGCCCTGGCCTGGGAAAACATGCCGGCCCTGATGGCGGGGGCCTGGACCACCCTGCTGGTCACCGTCACGGTGATGGCGGTGGGCGGGCCGCTCGGCCTGCTGGTGTCCTTCGCGCGGATGTCGCGGCACCGCGGGCTGGCATTCTTCGGCGCGGCTTATGTCGCGGTGTGCCGGGGCGCGCCCAGCCTGATCCTGCTCTATCTGATCTACAACGGCCTGGCGCAGCTCGATATCGTGCGCGAGGGCTGGCTGTGGCTGCTGTTCCAGCATGCCTTCTTCTGCGTGGTGGTGGCCTTCTCGCTGAACCATTCGGGCTATGTCGTCGAGATCATGCGCGGCGGCATGGAGGCGGTGCCGGCCGGCCTGATCGAGGCGGCGGCGGCACTCGGCCTGTCGCCCCGGCAGGTGCTGTGGCAGATCCGCCTGCCCATCGCCGTCCGCTACGGCCTGAAGGCCTATCAGACCGAATCGCTGATCTTCATGAAATCGACGGCGGCGGTCAGCGCCGTGACCCTGACCGACCTGACGGCGGCGGCGAACGAAATCTTCTACCTGACCTATGATCCCTTCACCCCGATCCTGGCCGCGGGCTTCATCTATTGGGTCATCAACAATGCGATGCGCCTTGGCTTCGGGTGGCTGGACCGCCGCCTGAACCGCCATCTGGCGCCGGCGTGAGGGGCCCCATGGAATTCGCCGGACTGGATCGCTATCCCGCCGTCTCGATGGAGCGGGTGGACAAATGGTACGGGCGCTATCACGCGCTGCGCGCCGTCAGCCTCACCGTGCAGCGGGGCGAGAAACTGGTGATCTGCGGGCCGTCCGGCTCCGGCAAATCGACCCTGATCCGCTGCATCAACGCCCTCGAACCGCATGAGGGCGGGCGCATCACCGTGAACGGAATCCTGCTCGGGCCCGACCGCGTCTCGGTCCTCGACGTCCGGCGCGAGGCGGGGATGGTATTCCAGCAGTTCAACCTGTTTCCGCACCTGACCATTCTGGACAATTGCACCTTCGCGCCGCGTACCGCCCTGAAGATGGATAAGGCCAAGGCGGAAACCCTGGCCCTGCGCTATCTCGCCCGGGTCCATATCGCCGACCAGGCCCATAAATACCCGGCGCAACTGTCGGGCGGGCAGCAGCAGCGGGTGGCGATCGCCCGGGCCCTGTGCATGGAACCGCGCATCATGCTGTTCGACGAGCCGACCTCCGCCCTCGACCCCGAAATGGTGGGCGAGGTGCTGCGCGCGATCGAGGAGCTGGCGGCGGACGGCATGACCATGATCTGCGTCACCCATGAAATGGGCTTCGCCCGCAAGGTCGCCGACCGCTGCCTGTTCATGGACCAGGGCGAAATCGTCGAGGATGCCCCGGCGGCGACATTTTTCGATGCGCCGAAAAGCGATCGCCTGCAGGCCTTCCTGGCCCAGGTCCTGAAATAGGGGCGCGGGCGGATCCGCCGGACTCATGCTATGCTCCCGCAGAGGTGACGGGAGGGTGGCATTGTCATGAAGCGGGCGCAGCAGGCTTTCTATCTGGTGCTGGGCCTCGCCATGACCGCGCTCGGCATCATCGGCGCCTTCCTGCCGGTCATGCCGACCACGATTTTCCTGATCCTGGCCGCCGCCTGTTTCGCCCGCTCCTCGCCCCGGCTGGAAGCCTGGCTGGTGAATCACCCCCAATTGGGGCCCACCGTGGTCGCCTGGCGCCGCCACGGCGCGATTTCGCGGCGGGGCAAGGCGCTGGCGCTGTCCGGCATGGCGTTCGGTTACGGCGTCTTCTACCTGGGCAGCCGGCCGGCCCTGTGGCTGGCCCTGGTCGTCGCCGGGGTGATCGGGCTTTGCGCCGCCTATGTCGCCTCGCGCCCGCTGCCGCCGGTCGACGGCTGAAGGTTCAGCTTTCGCTCAAGTAACATTATTGCCGTTCGGATTTCCGGCGCCCGGGCCTTCCCCGATCATCCTGGCATTGTTCCATTTCGATGCCGGGAGCGCTGCCCCATGGATGAAGTCTTCGTTCGCAAGAATCTGATCAAGCCCGGGCGGCTGCACGAGCTTTCGGCCCGGTCGGACCTGCGCGGCGCGCTTCAGCTCGGCAGCCATGCCGCGGCGATCGTCGCCACCGGCTACCTGCTGCATCTCGCGCTCGGGACGTGGTGGGTGGTGCCGGCCTTCATCCTGCACGGCGGGTTGCTGAACTTCCTCTATGCCGGGCAACATGAATTGTCCCATTGGACCGTGTTCAAGACCCGGGCCCTGAACGAGGTCTTCGGCCGCATCGTCGGCTTCGTCCTGCTCTATCCCCGCGATTTCGACCAGATCCAGCACACCGCCCACCACCGCCACACCCAGGACTGGGAACAGGACGGCGAACTGGTGCGCGGGCCCTATTCCCTGTTCGGCTACCTGATGTGGTTCCTCGGGCCGTCCTACTGGTATTCGCGGATCGCCCGCCTCGTCCGCTTCTGCTGCGGCATCGTGGTCGAGCCCTATATCCCGGAAGTCCGCCGCAAGGACGTGATCCGGGAAGCCCGGCTGCACATGGCCGGTTACCTCGCGATCGCCGCCGTTTCGATCTATGCCCAGAGCTGGGCCGCCGTCCTCTACTGGCTGGCGCCGATGATCGCGACCAAGTTCATCCACCAGTTCCAGAACACGATCGAGCACCTCGGCCTGTCGCACGAGCAGAACATCCTGACCAACACCCGCTCGACCCGGACCAATGCCGTGCTGCGCTGGGCCTGCTGGAACATGCAGTATCACACCGCCCACCATGCCTTCCCGGGCGTGCCGTTCTGGAAGCTGAAGGACCTGCATCGCGAAATCTTCGACGGCAACGGCATCAAGCCCTATTCGATGACCTACCTCGGCTTCCAGCTGGACGTGATCCGCAAATTGTCCGGCGGCCGCACCGAGGCCGACTATCCGATGGACCGGCCCTGGATCATGGACGAGACCAACCGGGCGGATGCCAAGGTCGCGGCCAATGCCTGACCTCAAGGTCTATCAGTCGCTGTGGGCGACCGAGAAGCGCACCCCCGGCGTCCCCGAGACGCCGGTGGCGGCGCGCTTCGAGGCGGTGAAGGCGGCGGGCTATGACGGCATGGCGATCGACCTCGGCGCTCTCTCCCTCGATCAGGCGCGGGCCTGCGTGCCCCTGTTCGGGCAGGTCGGGCTGGGCGGCCTCTTGACCGCCTTCCCGAAATCGATCGAGGACCTGCGCCCGGCGCTTCACCTCGCCAAGGACATCGGCTCGCCCTTCGTCGTCGTGGTCGGGCAGGTGATGCCGGTCTCGGTCGAGGGCTCGATCCCGGTGATCCGGGACTGGCTGCGGGTGGCGCGCGAGGAAGGCGTGCCGATTCAGTTCGAGACCCACCGCGCCTGCATCACCAACGACATGTTCGCCACCCTGCAACTGCTGGACGCGATCCCCGAGATGCGCATGGCCTGCGATCTGTCGCATTACGTGGTCGACCGGGAAATGACCCTGCCGCTGTTTCCCGACTATCACCTTCAGATCAGCCGGATCCTGGAGCGCTGCGACAGTTTCCAGGGCCGGATCGCCAACCGCTGCCAGGTGCAATTGCCGGTCGGCTTCCCGCAGACCAGGCCCTGGCTCGACCTCTTCCTCGGCTGGTGGGCGGAAGGGTTCCGGCGCTGGAAGGCGCGGGCGGCGGCGGACGACAGCCTGATCTTCCTGTGCGAACTGGGCCCCCGGGATTACGCCATCACCGGCGCCGACGGGCTGGAGCTTTCGGACCGGGACGCGGATGCGCTGGTCCTTCGCGATCACGCCAGAAGGCTGTTCGCCGAGGTTTAATCCTCCGCGACGGCGACGGTCGCCGTCCGGTCCCACGACAGGGTGACGTCGGCGCCTTCCGCCGGCAGGGCGTCGGCGCGCTCGATCGGGGTATTGATCGCGAAGGGCGTGCCGCCGGCCGTGCGCACGGTCAGTTCGGCATGGGTGCCGAGGAAGATCGCGGTTTCGACCCGGGCGGGCAGGGCATTGTCGCCCCCCGGCCCGAGGCGGAGCGCCTGCGGGCGCAGCGCCAGCAAGGCCTCGTCCCCGGTCTTGACCGGGCGGCCGCGCGCGGCATGGCGGATCGGGCCGTCCGCGGTCTCGACCAGGACGGTGCCGCCGGTGGTCTCGCCGACCCGGCCGGCGATGAAATTGCTCTTGCCCAGGAAATCGGCGACGAAACGGGTTTCCGGCAGGTCGTAGAGGTCGCGCGGGGCGCCCAATTGCACGATCCGCCCGGCGCGCATGATCGCGATCCGGTCGGACATGGCCATGGCCTCTTCCTGGTCGTGGGTGACGTTGACGAAGGTCCGCCCCAGTTTCCGGTGCAACTGGCGCAATTCGATCTGCAGGTCGTGGCGCAGCTTCTTGTCGAGGGCGCCCATCGGCTCGTCGAGCAGCAGGACCTCGGGCGAGAAGACCAGGGCGCGGGCCAGCGCCACGCGCTGCTGCTGGCCGCCGGACAATTGCTTGGGCAGGCGCTTCGCCAGGGCGTCGAGCTGGACGAGGGCCAGGGCCTCCGCCACCTTGGCCTCGATCAGGGGCCGGTCGAGACCGCGCACCTTCAAGGGATAGGCGACATTCTCGGCGACGCTCATATGGGGGAACAGGGCGTAACCCTGGAACACCACGCCGAAATTCCGCTTCTCGGGGGCAAGGGCGGTGATCGACCGGCCGCCGACGAAAATATCGCCGTGGCTCGGCTCGACGAAGCCGGCCAGCGCCATCAGAAGCGTGCTCTTGCCGGAACCCGATGGCCCGAGCAGGGTCAGGAATTCGCCCGGCGCGATGGTCAGGTCGATATCGTCCAGCGCCTTGAAGGGCCCGTAGAATTTGGAAAGGCCGTAAAGGCGGATGTCCCGGCCGGCGGCGGTGCTCATCAGGCTTCCCCGGATTTGGCGCGCATCAGGTCACGCAACAGGTAAAGAACGGCGACGATCACGGTGATGCCGATCATGAGGGTGGAAACGGCCGCCACCGCGGGATCGATATTGTCCCTGATGTCGGACCAGATCTTGCGCGGCAGGGTATAGACGCTGCGCGACGAGACGAAGAGGGTGACGATGATCTCGTCCCACGAAATCACGAAGGCGAACAGGCCGCCGGTAAGCAGGCCGGCCTTCACATTGGGCACGATCACGTCCCGCACCACCCGGAACGGCCCGGCGCCCAGGCTGCGCGCCGCCTGCACGATGCGGGGATCCAGCCCCTCGAGGGCGGCGGAAACGGTCATGAAGACGAAGGGCATGCCGAGAATGGCATGGGCCAGGATGACGCCGAACACCGTATCGAACAGGCCGAGCGTCACCCAGCTGCGCGACAGGGCCAGGGCGGTGACGATGGGCGGCACGATCATCGGCATCAGGGCGAGCACGCCGATGATCCGGGCCGCCCGCCCGCCGATTCGCCACAGGCCGATCGCCGCCGCCGCCCCGATGACGGTGGCCAGCACCGTCGCCCCGATGCCGACCACGGCACTGTCGCCCAGCGCCCCCAGCCAGGCGGGCGAGGTGAAGACGGTCTCGTAATGGCGCAGCGACAATTCCCCGTCCGGCATGGACAGGAAACGTTCCGGCGTCAGGGACAGGGGCACCGAAATGAACATCGGCGCCAGCAGGAAACCGATGACGATCCAGGCAATGGTGAGCGAGAGGACGAGGCCCGGCGCAAGGCGCAGCTTCCGCATCAGCCGAACCCTTTCTTCAGGCCCACGGTCTTGCCCATGATGCCGATCAGGACCAGGGTCAGGACCAGGAGCACCACCGACTGCGCGGCACCGAAGCCCCAGCGCACGGTTTGCAGGATGGCGACGCTGACCGATTCCGCCAGCATGACCACGCGCCCGCCGCCCAGGATCGCCGGCGTCACATAGAAGCCGAGGCCGAAGACGAAGACGATGACCATGGCCGCGAACACCCCCGGCAGGGTGAGCGGCAGATAGACCTTGAGGAAAGTGGTGGCCGGCCCGGCGCCCAGGCTGCGCGAGGCGAACAGCAGGCGCTGGTCGATGCCGCGCATGACGGCGAAGATGGGCAGCACGGCATAGGGGATCAGGTAATGCACCATGCCGATGACGACGCCCAATTCGTTGCGGACCAGGGCCAGCGGCTCGTCGATCAGGCCGCCGCGCATCAGCCAGTCGTTCACCGGCCCCTGGTCGCGCAGCAGGACGAGCCAGGAAAACGCCCGCACCAGCACCGAAATCCACAAGGGGACGAGCACGCCGACAAGCAGGATGCGCTGGTGGCGGTCGCCGGCATGGGCCATGGCGAAGGCGACGCAGAAACCGAGCACGATGGAGATCGCGGTGGTGACGGCGCAGATGCGCAGCGTCGTCATCAGCACCTTGACCGGCCCGGCGGCGGTGACGAGGCGCTCGTAATTGTCGAGCCCGGGCTTCGGATCGGTTACCGACAGCACCAGGATATTGCCGAGCGGCAGGAGATAGAGGCCGATGGTGACGATCAGCAGCGGCGCCACCAGCCACCAGTAGGGATCGAGACGGCCCCGCGCATTGCGCAAGGCCGTCTCGATGCGGGCGGCGACGGGTTCAGCCGGCAACGGCGTCGAGCCACGCATTCAGTTCGGTGTCGTAATGTTCCGCATACCATTTTTCGTTGCGGATCACGCCGACGTCGAGATGCGAGGTCGGGTTCAGG
It includes:
- a CDS encoding fatty acid desaturase, with protein sequence MDEVFVRKNLIKPGRLHELSARSDLRGALQLGSHAAAIVATGYLLHLALGTWWVVPAFILHGGLLNFLYAGQHELSHWTVFKTRALNEVFGRIVGFVLLYPRDFDQIQHTAHHRHTQDWEQDGELVRGPYSLFGYLMWFLGPSYWYSRIARLVRFCCGIVVEPYIPEVRRKDVIREARLHMAGYLAIAAVSIYAQSWAAVLYWLAPMIATKFIHQFQNTIEHLGLSHEQNILTNTRSTRTNAVLRWACWNMQYHTAHHAFPGVPFWKLKDLHREIFDGNGIKPYSMTYLGFQLDVIRKLSGGRTEADYPMDRPWIMDETNRADAKVAANA
- a CDS encoding amino acid ABC transporter ATP-binding protein; this encodes MEFAGLDRYPAVSMERVDKWYGRYHALRAVSLTVQRGEKLVICGPSGSGKSTLIRCINALEPHEGGRITVNGILLGPDRVSVLDVRREAGMVFQQFNLFPHLTILDNCTFAPRTALKMDKAKAETLALRYLARVHIADQAHKYPAQLSGGQQQRVAIARALCMEPRIMLFDEPTSALDPEMVGEVLRAIEELAADGMTMICVTHEMGFARKVADRCLFMDQGEIVEDAPAATFFDAPKSDRLQAFLAQVLK
- a CDS encoding ABC transporter permease, encoding MTFDLALAWENMPALMAGAWTTLLVTVTVMAVGGPLGLLVSFARMSRHRGLAFFGAAYVAVCRGAPSLILLYLIYNGLAQLDIVREGWLWLLFQHAFFCVVVAFSLNHSGYVVEIMRGGMEAVPAGLIEAAAALGLSPRQVLWQIRLPIAVRYGLKAYQTESLIFMKSTAAVSAVTLTDLTAAANEIFYLTYDPFTPILAAGFIYWVINNAMRLGFGWLDRRLNRHLAPA
- a CDS encoding ABC transporter permease subunit (The N-terminal region of this protein, as described by TIGR01726, is a three transmembrane segment that identifies a subfamily of ABC transporter permease subunits, which specificities that include histidine, arginine, glutamine, glutamate, L-cystine (sic), the opines (in Agrobacterium) octopine and nopaline, etc.), which encodes MELLALGDTGYGDELLFGAVITMKLAVYGFLLALVFGLALAVFALKGKGPRWWLFRVYASVFTGVPSLLIIFLFYFGGAEIVRGLLSPLGIRVKLDVSPFAAGVAALALVYAAYLGDLIRGAILNVPKGQFEACEALSVPRRHLWFRIVLPQALRLALPGLANTWIVLLKDTALVSLAGLNDLIAQAKIAAGSTKEPFMFFTAALLFFVLISSLTLPLVRQVALRLERGQRRARV
- a CDS encoding YbaN family protein, encoding MKRAQQAFYLVLGLAMTALGIIGAFLPVMPTTIFLILAAACFARSSPRLEAWLVNHPQLGPTVVAWRRHGAISRRGKALALSGMAFGYGVFYLGSRPALWLALVVAGVIGLCAAYVASRPLPPVDG
- a CDS encoding sugar phosphate isomerase/epimerase family protein — translated: MPDLKVYQSLWATEKRTPGVPETPVAARFEAVKAAGYDGMAIDLGALSLDQARACVPLFGQVGLGGLLTAFPKSIEDLRPALHLAKDIGSPFVVVVGQVMPVSVEGSIPVIRDWLRVAREEGVPIQFETHRACITNDMFATLQLLDAIPEMRMACDLSHYVVDREMTLPLFPDYHLQISRILERCDSFQGRIANRCQVQLPVGFPQTRPWLDLFLGWWAEGFRRWKARAAADDSLIFLCELGPRDYAITGADGLELSDRDADALVLRDHARRLFAEV
- a CDS encoding ABC transporter permease codes for the protein MRKLRLAPGLVLSLTIAWIVIGFLLAPMFISVPLSLTPERFLSMPDGELSLRHYETVFTSPAWLGALGDSAVVGIGATVLATVIGAAAAIGLWRIGGRAARIIGVLALMPMIVPPIVTALALSRSWVTLGLFDTVFGVILAHAILGMPFVFMTVSAALEGLDPRIVQAARSLGAGPFRVVRDVIVPNVKAGLLTGGLFAFVISWDEIIVTLFVSSRSVYTLPRKIWSDIRDNIDPAVAAVSTLMIGITVIVAVLYLLRDLMRAKSGEA
- a CDS encoding ABC transporter permease codes for the protein MPAEPVAARIETALRNARGRLDPYWWLVAPLLIVTIGLYLLPLGNILVLSVTDPKPGLDNYERLVTAAGPVKVLMTTLRICAVTTAISIVLGFCVAFAMAHAGDRHQRILLVGVLVPLWISVLVRAFSWLVLLRDQGPVNDWLMRGGLIDEPLALVRNELGVVIGMVHYLIPYAVLPIFAVMRGIDQRLLFASRSLGAGPATTFLKVYLPLTLPGVFAAMVIVFVFGLGFYVTPAILGGGRVVMLAESVSVAILQTVRWGFGAAQSVVLLVLTLVLIGIMGKTVGLKKGFG
- a CDS encoding ABC transporter ATP-binding protein produces the protein MSTAAGRDIRLYGLSKFYGPFKALDDIDLTIAPGEFLTLLGPSGSGKSTLLMALAGFVEPSHGDIFVGGRSITALAPEKRNFGVVFQGYALFPHMSVAENVAYPLKVRGLDRPLIEAKVAEALALVQLDALAKRLPKQLSGGQQQRVALARALVFSPEVLLLDEPMGALDKKLRHDLQIELRQLHRKLGRTFVNVTHDQEEAMAMSDRIAIMRAGRIVQLGAPRDLYDLPETRFVADFLGKSNFIAGRVGETTGGTVLVETADGPIRHAARGRPVKTGDEALLALRPQALRLGPGGDNALPARVETAIFLGTHAELTVRTAGGTPFAINTPIERADALPAEGADVTLSWDRTATVAVAED